One stretch of Prosthecobacter debontii DNA includes these proteins:
- the cysD gene encoding sulfate adenylyltransferase subunit CysD: MSSITHLQFLESEAIYVLRETAAQFQKPALLFSGGKDSIVMAWLARKAFYPAKLPFTLLHVDTGHNFPEAMTYRDWFVEEIGANLVVGSVQKSIDEGRVQEEKGHNASRNKLQTVTLLDTIEEHQFDACLGGGRRDEEKARAKERFFSHRDEFGQWDPKNQRPELWNIFNGRKHFGEHFRVFPLSNWTEMDIWQYIREENIPLPSLYFSHKRKIIERHGQLLDTETGFIPLLDEEKPRVKEMIIRFRTVGDATCTGAVESTASTIDDIVAEVAAARQTERGTRADDKRSETAMEDRKKEGYF; this comes from the coding sequence ATGTCATCCATCACTCATCTTCAGTTTCTTGAAAGTGAAGCCATTTACGTGCTTCGCGAAACCGCGGCTCAGTTCCAAAAGCCAGCTCTTCTTTTCTCGGGCGGCAAAGACTCGATCGTCATGGCTTGGTTGGCCCGTAAGGCCTTCTATCCTGCGAAGTTACCCTTTACACTCCTGCATGTGGATACGGGGCATAACTTCCCTGAGGCCATGACCTATCGTGATTGGTTTGTGGAAGAGATCGGCGCCAATCTTGTGGTGGGAAGCGTCCAAAAGAGCATTGACGAGGGCCGTGTTCAGGAAGAGAAAGGCCACAATGCGAGCCGTAACAAACTGCAGACGGTCACGCTCCTGGACACGATCGAAGAACACCAGTTCGATGCTTGCTTGGGTGGTGGTCGCCGTGATGAGGAAAAGGCTCGGGCCAAAGAGCGCTTCTTCAGCCATCGCGATGAATTTGGTCAATGGGATCCAAAGAACCAGCGCCCCGAGCTTTGGAATATTTTCAACGGCCGTAAGCACTTTGGTGAGCACTTCCGTGTGTTCCCTCTGAGCAACTGGACTGAGATGGACATCTGGCAGTACATTCGTGAGGAAAACATTCCTCTGCCGAGCCTTTACTTCAGCCATAAGCGCAAGATCATCGAGCGTCACGGCCAGCTTTTGGACACAGAAACTGGTTTCATTCCTCTGTTGGACGAAGAAAAACCACGGGTGAAGGAAATGATCATCCGCTTCCGCACCGTCGGTGATGCCACATGCACAGGCGCCGTGGAAAGCACTGCGAGCACGATCGATGATATCGTCGCTGAAGTGGCCGCTGCACGCCAAACAGAGCGTGGTACTCGCGCAGATGACAAGCGCTCCGAAACCGCCATGGAAGATCGCAAGAAGGAAGGTTACTTCTGA